A single Panthera tigris isolate Pti1 chromosome A3, P.tigris_Pti1_mat1.1, whole genome shotgun sequence DNA region contains:
- the LIPT1 gene encoding lipoyltransferase 1, mitochondrial isoform X1 gives MFEFSPVYFKSNFTFEETIPVFARTVDFVPQSKKVNIFFPLWKSKECMLIPFSMKNCFQLLCNLKVPTAGFKNTVKSGLILQSISNDVYQNLAVEDWIHDHVNLEGKPVLFLWRNSPSVVIGRHQNPWQECNLNLMREEGIKLARRRSGGGTVYHDMGNINLTFFTTKKKYNRMENLKLVVRALNAIQPQLDVQATKRCDLLLDGQFKISGTASKIGRTTAYHHCTLLCSTNRTFLSSLLKSPYQGIKSNATASIPSVVKNLLEKDPTLTCEVLMNAIAAEYAAYHQIDNHINLINPTDETLFPGINNKAKELQTWEWIYGKTPKFSINTSFNVLYGQSYLEIKIVIDIKNGRIEICNIEAPDHWLPLEICDKLKAGFIGSKFCPIETTMLTSILHKTCPKDDELHSKWNILCEKIKGIM, from the exons ATGTTCGAGTTTTCGCCTGTGTATTTCAAAAGTAATTTCACATTTGAAGAGACAATTCCTGTTTTTGCCAG GACTGTTGACTTCGTCCCCCAATCCAAGAAagtgaacattttctttcctctatggAAATCCAAAGAGTG catgctGATCCCATTTTCAATGAAGAATTGCTTCCAGTTACTTTGTAACCTCAAGGTCCCAACAGCTGGctttaaaaacacagtaaaaagtGGGCTTATTTTACAATCGATTTCTAATGATGTTTATCAAAATCTGGCTGTAGAAGACTGGATCCATGACCATGTGAATCTAGAGGGCAAGCCGgttcttttcctttggagaaattcTCCCTCTGTTGTAATAGGTAGACATCAGAATCCTTGGCAGGAATGCAACCTGAATCTGATGAGAGAAGAAGGTATAAAACTGGCTCGGAGAagaagtggaggaggaacagtCTATCATGATATGGGTAATATCAATTTGACTTTTTTTACAACCAAAAAAAAGTACAATAggatggagaatttaaaattaGTTGTGAGAGCTCTGAATGCTATCCAACCCCAGCTGGATGTGCAGGCCACTAAAAGATGTGACCTTTTACTTGATGGACAGTTTAAAATCTCAGGAACAGCTTCTAAGATTGGCCGGACTACTGCTTATCACCATTGCACTTTATTATGTAGTACCAATAGGACCTTCTTGTCATCTTTGCTGAAGAGCCCTTACCAAGGGATCAAGAGCAATGCCACTGCTAGCATACCTTCCGTAGTAAAAAATCTTTTGGAAAAAGATCCCACTCTGACCTGTGAAGTACTGATGAATGCTATTGCTGCAGAATATGCTGCTTACCATCAAATTGATAATCATATTAACCTAATAAACCCAACGGATGAGACACTGTTTCctggaataaataataaagccaaaGAACTACAGACCTGGGAGTGGATATATGGCAAAACTCCAAAGTTTAGTATAAACACTTCCTTTAATGTATTATATGGACAgtcatatttggaaattaaaatagtCATAGACATAAAGAATGGAAGAATTGAAATCTGTAATATTGAAGCACCTGATCATTGGTTGCCACTGGAAATATGTGACAAATTAAAAGCAGGTTTTATTGGCAGTAAGTTTTGCCCAATTGAAACTACTATGCTAACAAGTATATTACATAAAACATGTCCTAAAGATGATGAACTACACAGTAAATGGAATATTCTCTGTGAAAAAATTAAGGGAATAATGTGA
- the LIPT1 gene encoding lipoyltransferase 1, mitochondrial isoform X2 — protein sequence MLIPFSMKNCFQLLCNLKVPTAGFKNTVKSGLILQSISNDVYQNLAVEDWIHDHVNLEGKPVLFLWRNSPSVVIGRHQNPWQECNLNLMREEGIKLARRRSGGGTVYHDMGNINLTFFTTKKKYNRMENLKLVVRALNAIQPQLDVQATKRCDLLLDGQFKISGTASKIGRTTAYHHCTLLCSTNRTFLSSLLKSPYQGIKSNATASIPSVVKNLLEKDPTLTCEVLMNAIAAEYAAYHQIDNHINLINPTDETLFPGINNKAKELQTWEWIYGKTPKFSINTSFNVLYGQSYLEIKIVIDIKNGRIEICNIEAPDHWLPLEICDKLKAGFIGSKFCPIETTMLTSILHKTCPKDDELHSKWNILCEKIKGIM from the coding sequence atgctGATCCCATTTTCAATGAAGAATTGCTTCCAGTTACTTTGTAACCTCAAGGTCCCAACAGCTGGctttaaaaacacagtaaaaagtGGGCTTATTTTACAATCGATTTCTAATGATGTTTATCAAAATCTGGCTGTAGAAGACTGGATCCATGACCATGTGAATCTAGAGGGCAAGCCGgttcttttcctttggagaaattcTCCCTCTGTTGTAATAGGTAGACATCAGAATCCTTGGCAGGAATGCAACCTGAATCTGATGAGAGAAGAAGGTATAAAACTGGCTCGGAGAagaagtggaggaggaacagtCTATCATGATATGGGTAATATCAATTTGACTTTTTTTACAACCAAAAAAAAGTACAATAggatggagaatttaaaattaGTTGTGAGAGCTCTGAATGCTATCCAACCCCAGCTGGATGTGCAGGCCACTAAAAGATGTGACCTTTTACTTGATGGACAGTTTAAAATCTCAGGAACAGCTTCTAAGATTGGCCGGACTACTGCTTATCACCATTGCACTTTATTATGTAGTACCAATAGGACCTTCTTGTCATCTTTGCTGAAGAGCCCTTACCAAGGGATCAAGAGCAATGCCACTGCTAGCATACCTTCCGTAGTAAAAAATCTTTTGGAAAAAGATCCCACTCTGACCTGTGAAGTACTGATGAATGCTATTGCTGCAGAATATGCTGCTTACCATCAAATTGATAATCATATTAACCTAATAAACCCAACGGATGAGACACTGTTTCctggaataaataataaagccaaaGAACTACAGACCTGGGAGTGGATATATGGCAAAACTCCAAAGTTTAGTATAAACACTTCCTTTAATGTATTATATGGACAgtcatatttggaaattaaaatagtCATAGACATAAAGAATGGAAGAATTGAAATCTGTAATATTGAAGCACCTGATCATTGGTTGCCACTGGAAATATGTGACAAATTAAAAGCAGGTTTTATTGGCAGTAAGTTTTGCCCAATTGAAACTACTATGCTAACAAGTATATTACATAAAACATGTCCTAAAGATGATGAACTACACAGTAAATGGAATATTCTCTGTGAAAAAATTAAGGGAATAATGTGA
- the CA3H2orf15 gene encoding uncharacterized protein C2orf15 homolog encodes MGFSLSKSATQVSAMRVDSKVDDHLMQGTEKSKLEPVTQLFQNIKKIRLENTSQENFTRSKEISTGSLSEKILGSVVYVKENDGIEMTDVE; translated from the coding sequence ATGGGATTTTCCCTTAGTAAATCTGCTACTCAGGTATCTGCTATGCGTGTGGATTCAAAAGTGGACGATCATTTAATGCAAGGGACTGAGAAAAGCAAGTTGGAACCAGTGACTCAGTTATTtcaaaacatcaagaaaataagATTAGAAAACACAAGCCAAGAAAACTTTACAAGAAGTAAAGAGATTAGCACAGGATCTCTTTCAGAGAAAATCTTGGGTTCTGTAGtatatgttaaagaaaatgaTGGAATAGAAATGACAGATGTGGAATGA